A section of the Diabrotica virgifera virgifera chromosome 8, PGI_DIABVI_V3a genome encodes:
- the LOC114331899 gene encoding uncharacterized protein LOC114331899, giving the protein MKSFPRLSLYNEIAKNYFFNCVHYYEGCMEIFSFSKNVEEHESICKFKKLYKCSSCSIQGNACQLIQHYKQNHPDSMAYEGVFQLKTNKILLHTDQQLMSISMSVLNNTLNISCKQLNKCSVVSKYKIIIFHPNSDIEFASKFIDIKTESYSIVLHDLPQSLSTSILFGAIKLYCEDQVKGPIANLKKPIGDIHSQILKKIIDLYLKSELVCCHCNNIIKLKSSAVFCPQSHVKCTDCIDDYCTICDSHCHWLNMENLLQDFKLPCDWRMCTNQIVYSDFPIHKQICYYREYTCPEPGCKFKGIRGHLEMHWHSIIPLIFGSKMIIELRQSLYWITDNFYDLFLIQFRTIGDDIIFEVDEKFARFKYNYRLELWRKKENENQYRKFLTIAQKGSTKTHISARPTYYKYKLVIKLDNPM; this is encoded by the coding sequence TCTTTTTCCAAAAATGTAGAAGAACATGAATctatatgtaaatttaaaaaattgtacaaatGTTCGTCATGTTCCATTCAGGGGAATGCTTGTCAATTAATTCAACACTATAAACAAAATCATCCCGATAGTATGGCTTATGAGGGCGTATTTCAGTTGAAAACCAACAAGATTTTACTTCATACAGATCAACAACTTATGTCAATATCAATGTCAGTACTAAACAATACTTTAAACATATCATGCAAGCAACTTAATAAATGTTCTGTGGTATCGaagtataaaataataatatttcatcCAAACTCCGATATTGAGTTTGCTTCgaaatttattgatataaaaacAGAGTCGTATTCAATAGTTTTACATGACTTACCACAGTCTCTTTCTACATCTATactttttggagcaataaaactTTATTGTGAAGATCAGGTGAAAGGACCTATTGCTAATCTGAAAAAACCAATAGGTGATATTCATTCACAAATTCTTAAGAAAATTATTGACTTATATTTGAAATCAGAACTTGTATGTTGCCACTGCAACAATATAATCAAGTTAAAGTCAAGTGCGGTATTTTGCCCGCAAAGTCACGTGAAGTGCACTGATTGTATCGACGATTATTGTACGATTTGTGACTCTCATTGCCATTGGCTGAACATGGAAAACTTGCTTCAAGATTTTAAATTGCCATGTGATTGGAGAATGTGTACTAACCAAATCGTATATTCGGATTTTCCTATACACAAACAAATCTGTTATTACAGGGAATACACTTGTCCTGAACCGGGATGTAAGTTTAAAGGAATTAGGGGACACCTTGAAATGCATTGGCATTCCATTATTCCATTAATATTTGGATCAAAAATGATCATTGAATTACGCCAAAGTTTATATTGGATTACAGATAATTTCTATGATTTGTTCTTAATTCAATTTAGGACTATTGGAGACGACATTATTTTTGAAGTTGATGAAAAGTTTGCACGTTTTAAATATAATTATAGACTAGAATTATGGCGCAAAAAAGAAAACGAAAATCAGTACAGAAAGTTTTTAACAATTGCACAAAAAGGATCCACTAAAACGCATATATCTGCTCGTCCAACGTATTATAAATATAAACTTGTTATTAAATTGGATAATCCAATGTAA